From Fusarium oxysporum f. sp. lycopersici 4287 chromosome 10, whole genome shotgun sequence, the proteins below share one genomic window:
- a CDS encoding prephenate dehydrogenase (At least one base has a quality score < 10) has translation MACDREENQEKLQKEYAGNKNIEICRNGHYVSRASDYIIYSVEAAVIDRVIAQYGPSTKLGAIVGGQTSCKSPEIAAFEAHLPTDVDIISCHSLHGPNVDPTNQPLVLIQHRAPDSALRKVEIVLSCLRSKFVHLSAREHDRITADTQAVTHAAFLSMGKAWHANKQFPWELSRYVGGIENVKVIDANISQPRLQAQGWSHPKVRRQPVPSVYARSVTDLYKLMLEGNREGFRERVYRARDKVFGPSTSWDTRPLLEPSILSSFSLGTPTDEPRPNNHLSILAMVDCWAALNIVPYDHMLCSTPLFRLRLGVTEYLFRNEDVLDAAIETAIEDKTYRSDDLEFTFAARAWAECVNLGHFETWEKRFVSTQQFFEPRFEEAKVVGNQMMKKILENSKDN, from the exons ATGGCCTGCGACAGAGAAGAGAATCAGGAGAAGCTTCAGAAAGAATATGCTGGAAAT AAAAATATAGAAATTTGTCGAAATGGCCACTATGTTTCCCGCGCAAGCGACTATATCATCTACAGCGTCGAGGCCGCCGTCATTGATCGTGTAATTGCTCAGTATGGACCAT CTACCAAGCTTGGTGCCATCGTTGGAGGGCAAACCTCTTGCAAGTCCCCCGAGATCGCTGCCTTCGAGGCTCACCTCCCCACCGACGTCGATATTATCTCGTGCCACTCACTTCATGGCCCCAATGTTGATCCGACTAACCAGCCCCTTGTGCTCATCCAACACCGCGCCCCAGATTCAGCTCTTCGAAAGGTTGAGATTGTCCTCAGCTGTCTCCGCTCAAAGTTTGTCCATCTCTCAGCCCGCGAGCACGACCGTATCACCGCCGATACTCAAGCAGTCACCCATGCAGCCTTCTTATCTATGGGTAAGGCGTGGCACGCTAACAAGCAATTTCCTTGGGAGCTGAGTCGATATGTTGGCGGTATTGAGAATGTCAAGGT GATTGATGCTAACATCTCGCAGCCGCGTCTGCAAGCACAAGGCTGGTCTCATCCGAAAGTACGACGTCAACCTGTGCCGTCAGTGTATGCACGAAGCGTCACCGATTTGTACAAACTCATGCTCGAAGGAAACCGTGAGGGTTTCAGAGAACGAGTCTACCGTGCACGCGACAAGGTATTTGGTCCATCCACGTCCTGGGACACACGCCCCTTGCTTGAGCCGTCGATCCTGTCGTCCTTCTCGCTCGGGACGCCTACAGATGAGCCTCGACCCAACAACCATCTCTCGATCCTTGCAATGGTCGACTGCTGGGCGGCGCTCAACATTGTACCCTACGATCACATGCTCTGCAGCACTCCTCTCTTCCGCTTGCGCCTTGGCGTCACTGAATACCTGTTCCGCAACGAAGATGTCCTCGACGCAGCCATTGAGACTGCAATTGAGGATAAGACGTACCGTAGCGATGATCTGGAGTTCACTTTTGCAGCACGGGCCTGGGCCGAATGTGTGAACCTGGGACATTTCGAGACATGGGAGAAGCGGTTCGTGAGTACCCAGCAGTTCTTTGAACCACGATTTGAAGAGGCCAAAGTGGTGGGTAATcaaatgatgaagaagatattGGAGAATTCCAAGGATAATTAG
- a CDS encoding 60S ribosomal protein L32, which yields MVAAKHVKIVKKRTKRFERHQSDRFKCVDPSWRKPKGIDSRVRRRFRGTIAMPSIGYGSNKKTRYMTPSGHKAFLVSNVNDVELLLMHNRTHAAEIAHNVSSRKRVDIIARAKQLGVKVTNPKAKVTTEV from the exons ATGGTTGCCGCTAAGCACGTCaagatcgtcaagaagc GCACGAAGCGCTTCGAGCGTCACCAGAGTGATCGCTTCAAGTGTGTCGACCCCAGCTGGCGCAAGCCTAAGGGTATCGACAGCCGTGTCCGACGACGATTCCGCGGCACCATTGCCATGCCCTCT ATCGGCTATGGCTCCAACAAGAAGACCCGCTACATGACCCCCTCCGGCCACAAGGCTTTCCTCGTCAGCAACGTCAACGAtgtcgagcttctccttATGCACAACCGAACCCACGCTGCCGA GATTGCCCACAACGTCTCGTCGAGGAAGCGAGTTGACATCATTGCCCGCGCCAAGCAACTGGGTGTCAAGGTCACCAACCCCAAGGCGAAGGTTACCACCGAGGTTTAA
- a CDS encoding 40S ribosomal protein S16 — translation MSTQSVQCFGKKKTATAVAHCKAGRGLIKVNGRPLSLVQPEILRFKVYEPLLVVGLDKFANVDIRCRIYAIRQAIAKSLIAYYQKFVDEHSKNLLKQALVQFDRTLLVADNRRCEPKKFGGKGARSRFQKSYR, via the exons ATGTCTACTCAGTCAGTGCAGTGTTTTGGTAAAAAGAAGACCGCCACCGCCGTTGCTCACTGCAAG GCTGGCCGCGGTCTTATCAAGGTCAATGGACGACCTCTCTCGCTCGTCCAGCCCGAGATCTTGCGCTTCAAG GTCTACGAGCCTCTTCTCgttgttggccttgacaaGTTCGCCAACGTGGACATTCGCTGCCGG ATCTATGCCATCCGACAGGCCATCGCCAAGTCCCTGATCGCCTACTACCAGAAGTTTGTCGATGAGCACTCCAAGAACCTCCTTAAGCAGGCTCTCGTCCAGTTCGACCGAACCCTCCTCGTTGCCGACAACCGCCGATGCGAGCCCAAGAAGTTCGGTGGTAAGGGTGCCCGCTCTCGCTTCCAGAAGTCTTACCGTTAA
- a CDS encoding ATP-dependent RNA helicase DBP2, with protein sequence MSGYDGGYSGGGGRGGGGYGGGGYGRDRGDRGGDRGGDRNGYGGGGYGGRGNGYGNGNGYGGGGGGGFGGGGFGGGYGGGAGGDRMGALGAGLKNQEWDVSTLPKFEKSFYKEHPDVTNRSDADVEAFRRKHQMTIAGKDVPRPVETFDEAGFPRYVMDEVKAQGFPAPTAIQSQGWPMALSGRDVVGIAETGSGKTLTYCLPSIVHINAQPLLAPGDGPIVLVLAPTRELAVQIQEEMKKFGRSSRIRNTCVYGGVPKGPQIRDLSRGVEVCIATPGRLIDMLEAGKTNLRRVTYLVLDEADRMLDMGFEPQIRKIIGQIRPDRQTLMWSATWPKEVRALASDFLQDFIQVNIGSMELAANHRITQIVEVVTDMEKRDRMIKHLEKVMENKENKILIFVGTKRIADEITRFLRQDGWPALSIHGDKQQNERDWVLDQFKTGKSPIMVATDVASRGIDVRNITHVLNYDYPNNSEDYIHRIGRTGRAGAKGTAITLFTTDNQKQARDLVNVLQEAKQQIDPRLAEMTRYGGGGGRGYGGWGRGRGGGRANANNMPIGNRNRRW encoded by the exons ATGTCTGGCTACGACGGCGGATAcagcggcggcggtggcCGCGGAGGAGGTGGCTACGGCGGTGGTGGTTACGGCCGTGATCGCGGCGACCGTGGTGGTGACCGAGGTGGTGACCGCAATGGTTACGGCGGTGGTGGCTACGGAGG CCGAGGTAATGGATACGGTAACGGAAATGGTtacggcggcggcggcggcggcggttttggaggtggtggtttCGGAGGCGGCTATGGAGGAGGTGCCGGCGGTGACCGTATGGGTGCCCTCGGCGCTGGCCTCAAGAACCAGGAGTGGG ATGTCAGCACCCTCCCCAAGTTCGAGAAGTCTTTCTACAAGGAACACCCCGATGTCACAAACCGATCTGATGCTGATGTGGAAGCCTTCCGCCGCAAGCACCAGATGACCATCGCTGGCAAGGATGTTCCAAGACCCGTCGAGACTTTCGACGAGGCTGGTTTCCCCAGATATGTCATGGATGAGGTCAAGGCCCAGGGCTTCCCTGCCCCTACTGCCATTCAGTCTCAGGGTTGGCCCATGGCCCTTTCCGGTCGTGATGTCGTTGGTATTGCCGAGACAGGTTCCGGAAAGACTCTTACGTATTGTCTCCCCTCCATTGTCCACATCAACGCTCAACCTCTCCTTGCTCCCGGCGACGGCCCTATTGTTCTCGTCCTCGCCCCTACTCGTGAACTTGCTGTTCAGATTCaggaagagatgaagaagtttgGCCGATCTTCTCGTATCCGAAACACTTGTGTTTACGGTGGTGTCCCTAAGGGTCCTCAGATTCGCGACCTCTCTCGAGGAGTTGAGGTCTGCATTGCCACCCCTGGCCGCTTGATTGACATGCTTGAGGCTGGTAAGACTAACTTGCGTCGTGTCACTTACCTCGTTCTCGACGAGGCTGATCGCATGCTTGACATGGGTTTCGAGCCCCAGATTCGCAAGATTATTGGCCAGATTCGACCTGACCGACAGACTCTGATGTGGTCCGCTACATGGCCCAAGGAGGTCCGCGCTCTGGCTTCCGACTTCCTTCAGGACTTCATCCAGGTCAACATTGGTTCCATGGAGCTTGCTGCCAACCACCGTATCACACAGATTGTCGAGGTTGTCACAGACATGGAGAAGCGAGACCGCATGATCAAGCACCTTGAGAAGGTTATGGAgaacaaggagaacaagatcctcatcttTGTCGGCACAAAGCGAATTGCTGACGAGATCACTCGATTCCTCCGCCAGGATGGATGGCCCGCGCTCT CCATTCACGGTGACAAGCAGCAGAACGAGCGTGATTGGGTGCTTGACCAGTTCAAGACCGGAAAGTCACCCATCATGGTGGCTACTGACGTGGCCTCGCGTGGTATCG ATGTGCGCAACATCACTCATGTGTTGAACTACGACTACCCCAACAACTCGGAGGACTACATTCACAGAATTGGTCGTACCGGTCGTGCCGGTGCCAAGGGTACCGCTATCACCCTTTTCACTACTGACA ACCAGAAGCAGGCCCGTGATCTTGTCAATGTTCTCCAGGAGGCCAAGCAGCAGATTGACCCTCGCCTTGCTGAGATGACTCGATatggcggcggtggtggtcGCGGCTACGGTGGATGGGGACGTGGTCGCGGCGGTGGTAGAG CCAACGCTAACAACATGCCCATCGGCAACCGTAACCGTCGGTGGTAA
- a CDS encoding ATP-dependent RNA helicase DBP2, translating to MRVQSNILLHFANTEHSRGNGYGNGNGYGGGGGGGFGGGGFGGGYGGGAGGDRMGALGAGLKNQEWDVSTLPKFEKSFYKEHPDVTNRSDADVEAFRRKHQMTIAGKDVPRPVETFDEAGFPRYVMDEVKAQGFPAPTAIQSQGWPMALSGRDVVGIAETGSGKTLTYCLPSIVHINAQPLLAPGDGPIVLVLAPTRELAVQIQEEMKKFGRSSRIRNTCVYGGVPKGPQIRDLSRGVEVCIATPGRLIDMLEAGKTNLRRVTYLVLDEADRMLDMGFEPQIRKIIGQIRPDRQTLMWSATWPKEVRALASDFLQDFIQVNIGSMELAANHRITQIVEVVTDMEKRDRMIKHLEKVMENKENKILIFVGTKRIADEITRFLRQDGWPALSIHGDKQQNERDWVLDQFKTGKSPIMVATDVASRGIDVRNITHVLNYDYPNNSEDYIHRIGRTGRAGAKGTAITLFTTDNQKQARDLVNVLQEAKQQIDPRLAEMTRYGGGGGRGYGGWGRGRGGGRANANNMPIGNRNRRW from the exons ATGCGTGTCCAATCTAATATTTTATTGCATTTCGCTAACACAGAACACAGCCGAGGTAATGGATACGGTAACGGAAATGGTtacggcggcggcggcggcggcggttttggaggtggtggtttCGGAGGCGGCTATGGAGGAGGTGCCGGCGGTGACCGTATGGGTGCCCTCGGCGCTGGCCTCAAGAACCAGGAGTGGG ATGTCAGCACCCTCCCCAAGTTCGAGAAGTCTTTCTACAAGGAACACCCCGATGTCACAAACCGATCTGATGCTGATGTGGAAGCCTTCCGCCGCAAGCACCAGATGACCATCGCTGGCAAGGATGTTCCAAGACCCGTCGAGACTTTCGACGAGGCTGGTTTCCCCAGATATGTCATGGATGAGGTCAAGGCCCAGGGCTTCCCTGCCCCTACTGCCATTCAGTCTCAGGGTTGGCCCATGGCCCTTTCCGGTCGTGATGTCGTTGGTATTGCCGAGACAGGTTCCGGAAAGACTCTTACGTATTGTCTCCCCTCCATTGTCCACATCAACGCTCAACCTCTCCTTGCTCCCGGCGACGGCCCTATTGTTCTCGTCCTCGCCCCTACTCGTGAACTTGCTGTTCAGATTCaggaagagatgaagaagtttgGCCGATCTTCTCGTATCCGAAACACTTGTGTTTACGGTGGTGTCCCTAAGGGTCCTCAGATTCGCGACCTCTCTCGAGGAGTTGAGGTCTGCATTGCCACCCCTGGCCGCTTGATTGACATGCTTGAGGCTGGTAAGACTAACTTGCGTCGTGTCACTTACCTCGTTCTCGACGAGGCTGATCGCATGCTTGACATGGGTTTCGAGCCCCAGATTCGCAAGATTATTGGCCAGATTCGACCTGACCGACAGACTCTGATGTGGTCCGCTACATGGCCCAAGGAGGTCCGCGCTCTGGCTTCCGACTTCCTTCAGGACTTCATCCAGGTCAACATTGGTTCCATGGAGCTTGCTGCCAACCACCGTATCACACAGATTGTCGAGGTTGTCACAGACATGGAGAAGCGAGACCGCATGATCAAGCACCTTGAGAAGGTTATGGAgaacaaggagaacaagatcctcatcttTGTCGGCACAAAGCGAATTGCTGACGAGATCACTCGATTCCTCCGCCAGGATGGATGGCCCGCGCTCT CCATTCACGGTGACAAGCAGCAGAACGAGCGTGATTGGGTGCTTGACCAGTTCAAGACCGGAAAGTCACCCATCATGGTGGCTACTGACGTGGCCTCGCGTGGTATCG ATGTGCGCAACATCACTCATGTGTTGAACTACGACTACCCCAACAACTCGGAGGACTACATTCACAGAATTGGTCGTACCGGTCGTGCCGGTGCCAAGGGTACCGCTATCACCCTTTTCACTACTGACA ACCAGAAGCAGGCCCGTGATCTTGTCAATGTTCTCCAGGAGGCCAAGCAGCAGATTGACCCTCGCCTTGCTGAGATGACTCGATatggcggcggtggtggtcGCGGCTACGGTGGATGGGGACGTGGTCGCGGCGGTGGTAGAG CCAACGCTAACAACATGCCCATCGGCAACCGTAACCGTCGGTGGTAA
- a CDS encoding ATP-dependent RNA helicase DBP2 has product MSGYDGGYSGGGGRGGGGYGGGGYGRDRGDRGGDRGGDRNGYGGGGYGGRGNGYGNGNGYGGGGGGGFGGGGFGGGYGGGAGGDRMGALGAGLKNQEWDVSTLPKFEKSFYKEHPDVTNRSDADVEAFRRKHQMTIAGKDVPRPVETFDEAGFPRYVMDEVKAQGFPAPTAIQSQGWPMALSGRDVVGIAETGSGKTLTYCLPSIVHINAQPLLAPGDGPIVLVLAPTRELAVQIQEEMKKFGRSSRIRNTCVYGGVPKGPQIRDLSRGVEVCIATPGRLIDMLEAGKTNLRRVTYLVLDEADRMLDMGFEPQIRKIIGQIRPDRQTLMWSATWPKEVRALASDFLQDFIQVNIGSMELAANHRITQIVEVVTDMEKRDRMIKHLEKVMENKENKILIFVGTKRIADEITRFLRQDGWPALSIHGDKQQNERDWVLDQFKTGKSPIMVATDVASRGIDVRNITHVLNYDYPNNSEDYIHRIGRTGRAGAKGTAITLFTTDNQKQARDLVNVLQEAKQQIDPRLAEMTRYGGGGGRGYGGWGRGRGGGRGGYRRR; this is encoded by the exons ATGTCTGGCTACGACGGCGGATAcagcggcggcggtggcCGCGGAGGAGGTGGCTACGGCGGTGGTGGTTACGGCCGTGATCGCGGCGACCGTGGTGGTGACCGAGGTGGTGACCGCAATGGTTACGGCGGTGGTGGCTACGGAGG CCGAGGTAATGGATACGGTAACGGAAATGGTtacggcggcggcggcggcggcggttttggaggtggtggtttCGGAGGCGGCTATGGAGGAGGTGCCGGCGGTGACCGTATGGGTGCCCTCGGCGCTGGCCTCAAGAACCAGGAGTGGG ATGTCAGCACCCTCCCCAAGTTCGAGAAGTCTTTCTACAAGGAACACCCCGATGTCACAAACCGATCTGATGCTGATGTGGAAGCCTTCCGCCGCAAGCACCAGATGACCATCGCTGGCAAGGATGTTCCAAGACCCGTCGAGACTTTCGACGAGGCTGGTTTCCCCAGATATGTCATGGATGAGGTCAAGGCCCAGGGCTTCCCTGCCCCTACTGCCATTCAGTCTCAGGGTTGGCCCATGGCCCTTTCCGGTCGTGATGTCGTTGGTATTGCCGAGACAGGTTCCGGAAAGACTCTTACGTATTGTCTCCCCTCCATTGTCCACATCAACGCTCAACCTCTCCTTGCTCCCGGCGACGGCCCTATTGTTCTCGTCCTCGCCCCTACTCGTGAACTTGCTGTTCAGATTCaggaagagatgaagaagtttgGCCGATCTTCTCGTATCCGAAACACTTGTGTTTACGGTGGTGTCCCTAAGGGTCCTCAGATTCGCGACCTCTCTCGAGGAGTTGAGGTCTGCATTGCCACCCCTGGCCGCTTGATTGACATGCTTGAGGCTGGTAAGACTAACTTGCGTCGTGTCACTTACCTCGTTCTCGACGAGGCTGATCGCATGCTTGACATGGGTTTCGAGCCCCAGATTCGCAAGATTATTGGCCAGATTCGACCTGACCGACAGACTCTGATGTGGTCCGCTACATGGCCCAAGGAGGTCCGCGCTCTGGCTTCCGACTTCCTTCAGGACTTCATCCAGGTCAACATTGGTTCCATGGAGCTTGCTGCCAACCACCGTATCACACAGATTGTCGAGGTTGTCACAGACATGGAGAAGCGAGACCGCATGATCAAGCACCTTGAGAAGGTTATGGAgaacaaggagaacaagatcctcatcttTGTCGGCACAAAGCGAATTGCTGACGAGATCACTCGATTCCTCCGCCAGGATGGATGGCCCGCGCTCT CCATTCACGGTGACAAGCAGCAGAACGAGCGTGATTGGGTGCTTGACCAGTTCAAGACCGGAAAGTCACCCATCATGGTGGCTACTGACGTGGCCTCGCGTGGTATCG ATGTGCGCAACATCACTCATGTGTTGAACTACGACTACCCCAACAACTCGGAGGACTACATTCACAGAATTGGTCGTACCGGTCGTGCCGGTGCCAAGGGTACCGCTATCACCCTTTTCACTACTGACA ACCAGAAGCAGGCCCGTGATCTTGTCAATGTTCTCCAGGAGGCCAAGCAGCAGATTGACCCTCGCCTTGCTGAGATGACTCGATatggcggcggtggtggtcGCGGCTACGGTGGATGGGGACGTGGTCGCGGCGGTGGTAGAGGTGGGTATCGCCGACGCTGA
- a CDS encoding ATP-dependent RNA helicase DBP2, with product MRVQSNILLHFANTEHSRGNGYGNGNGYGGGGGGGFGGGGFGGGYGGGAGGDRMGALGAGLKNQEWDVSTLPKFEKSFYKEHPDVTNRSDADVEAFRRKHQMTIAGKDVPRPVETFDEAGFPRYVMDEVKAQGFPAPTAIQSQGWPMALSGRDVVGIAETGSGKTLTYCLPSIVHINAQPLLAPGDGPIVLVLAPTRELAVQIQEEMKKFGRSSRIRNTCVYGGVPKGPQIRDLSRGVEVCIATPGRLIDMLEAGKTNLRRVTYLVLDEADRMLDMGFEPQIRKIIGQIRPDRQTLMWSATWPKEVRALASDFLQDFIQVNIGSMELAANHRITQIVEVVTDMEKRDRMIKHLEKVMENKENKILIFVGTKRIADEITRFLRQDGWPALSIHGDKQQNERDWVLDQFKTGKSPIMVATDVASRGIDVRNITHVLNYDYPNNSEDYIHRIGRTGRAGAKGTAITLFTTDNQKQARDLVNVLQEAKQQIDPRLAEMTRYGGGGGRGYGGWGRGRGGGRGGYRRR from the exons ATGCGTGTCCAATCTAATATTTTATTGCATTTCGCTAACACAGAACACAGCCGAGGTAATGGATACGGTAACGGAAATGGTtacggcggcggcggcggcggcggttttggaggtggtggtttCGGAGGCGGCTATGGAGGAGGTGCCGGCGGTGACCGTATGGGTGCCCTCGGCGCTGGCCTCAAGAACCAGGAGTGGG ATGTCAGCACCCTCCCCAAGTTCGAGAAGTCTTTCTACAAGGAACACCCCGATGTCACAAACCGATCTGATGCTGATGTGGAAGCCTTCCGCCGCAAGCACCAGATGACCATCGCTGGCAAGGATGTTCCAAGACCCGTCGAGACTTTCGACGAGGCTGGTTTCCCCAGATATGTCATGGATGAGGTCAAGGCCCAGGGCTTCCCTGCCCCTACTGCCATTCAGTCTCAGGGTTGGCCCATGGCCCTTTCCGGTCGTGATGTCGTTGGTATTGCCGAGACAGGTTCCGGAAAGACTCTTACGTATTGTCTCCCCTCCATTGTCCACATCAACGCTCAACCTCTCCTTGCTCCCGGCGACGGCCCTATTGTTCTCGTCCTCGCCCCTACTCGTGAACTTGCTGTTCAGATTCaggaagagatgaagaagtttgGCCGATCTTCTCGTATCCGAAACACTTGTGTTTACGGTGGTGTCCCTAAGGGTCCTCAGATTCGCGACCTCTCTCGAGGAGTTGAGGTCTGCATTGCCACCCCTGGCCGCTTGATTGACATGCTTGAGGCTGGTAAGACTAACTTGCGTCGTGTCACTTACCTCGTTCTCGACGAGGCTGATCGCATGCTTGACATGGGTTTCGAGCCCCAGATTCGCAAGATTATTGGCCAGATTCGACCTGACCGACAGACTCTGATGTGGTCCGCTACATGGCCCAAGGAGGTCCGCGCTCTGGCTTCCGACTTCCTTCAGGACTTCATCCAGGTCAACATTGGTTCCATGGAGCTTGCTGCCAACCACCGTATCACACAGATTGTCGAGGTTGTCACAGACATGGAGAAGCGAGACCGCATGATCAAGCACCTTGAGAAGGTTATGGAgaacaaggagaacaagatcctcatcttTGTCGGCACAAAGCGAATTGCTGACGAGATCACTCGATTCCTCCGCCAGGATGGATGGCCCGCGCTCT CCATTCACGGTGACAAGCAGCAGAACGAGCGTGATTGGGTGCTTGACCAGTTCAAGACCGGAAAGTCACCCATCATGGTGGCTACTGACGTGGCCTCGCGTGGTATCG ATGTGCGCAACATCACTCATGTGTTGAACTACGACTACCCCAACAACTCGGAGGACTACATTCACAGAATTGGTCGTACCGGTCGTGCCGGTGCCAAGGGTACCGCTATCACCCTTTTCACTACTGACA ACCAGAAGCAGGCCCGTGATCTTGTCAATGTTCTCCAGGAGGCCAAGCAGCAGATTGACCCTCGCCTTGCTGAGATGACTCGATatggcggcggtggtggtcGCGGCTACGGTGGATGGGGACGTGGTCGCGGCGGTGGTAGAGGTGGGTATCGCCGACGCTGA
- a CDS encoding ATP-dependent RNA helicase DBP2, translating into MSGYDGGYSGGGGRGGGGYGGGGYGRDRGDRGGDRGGDRNGYGGGGYGGRGNGYGNGNGYGGGGGGGFGGGGFGGGYGGGAGGDRMGALGAGLKNQEWDVSTLPKFEKSFYKEHPDVTNRSDADVEAFRRKHQMTIAGKDVPRPVETFDEAGFPRYVMDEVKAQGFPAPTAIQSQGWPMALSGRDVVGIAETGSGKTLTYCLPSIVHINAQPLLAPGDGPIVLVLAPTRELAVQIQEEMKKFGRSSRIRNTCVYGGVPKGPQIRDLSRGVEVCIATPGRLIDMLEAGKTNLRRVTYLVLDEADRMLDMGFEPQIRKIIGQIRPDRQTLMWSATWPKEVRALASDFLQDFIQVNIGSMELAANHRITQIVEVVTDMEKRDRMIKHLEKVMENKENKILIFVGTKRIADEITRFLRQDGWPALSIHGDKQQNERDWVLDQFKTGKSPIMVATDVASRGIGMYHHPPSPMATSSDSTCCTLLSCLGALLTVRICLIIIVSNWFSTNGVLIRCVAFTLLYSRVFTLVPFSLPWYECGVGILLPLIKLLAKVLLFPGPSDPHTPGWHFDALSIAPSPLGVKYRWLANMLSHSPSSSVLERCYTNPCFAC; encoded by the exons ATGTCTGGCTACGACGGCGGATAcagcggcggcggtggcCGCGGAGGAGGTGGCTACGGCGGTGGTGGTTACGGCCGTGATCGCGGCGACCGTGGTGGTGACCGAGGTGGTGACCGCAATGGTTACGGCGGTGGTGGCTACGGAGG CCGAGGTAATGGATACGGTAACGGAAATGGTtacggcggcggcggcggcggcggttttggaggtggtggtttCGGAGGCGGCTATGGAGGAGGTGCCGGCGGTGACCGTATGGGTGCCCTCGGCGCTGGCCTCAAGAACCAGGAGTGGG ATGTCAGCACCCTCCCCAAGTTCGAGAAGTCTTTCTACAAGGAACACCCCGATGTCACAAACCGATCTGATGCTGATGTGGAAGCCTTCCGCCGCAAGCACCAGATGACCATCGCTGGCAAGGATGTTCCAAGACCCGTCGAGACTTTCGACGAGGCTGGTTTCCCCAGATATGTCATGGATGAGGTCAAGGCCCAGGGCTTCCCTGCCCCTACTGCCATTCAGTCTCAGGGTTGGCCCATGGCCCTTTCCGGTCGTGATGTCGTTGGTATTGCCGAGACAGGTTCCGGAAAGACTCTTACGTATTGTCTCCCCTCCATTGTCCACATCAACGCTCAACCTCTCCTTGCTCCCGGCGACGGCCCTATTGTTCTCGTCCTCGCCCCTACTCGTGAACTTGCTGTTCAGATTCaggaagagatgaagaagtttgGCCGATCTTCTCGTATCCGAAACACTTGTGTTTACGGTGGTGTCCCTAAGGGTCCTCAGATTCGCGACCTCTCTCGAGGAGTTGAGGTCTGCATTGCCACCCCTGGCCGCTTGATTGACATGCTTGAGGCTGGTAAGACTAACTTGCGTCGTGTCACTTACCTCGTTCTCGACGAGGCTGATCGCATGCTTGACATGGGTTTCGAGCCCCAGATTCGCAAGATTATTGGCCAGATTCGACCTGACCGACAGACTCTGATGTGGTCCGCTACATGGCCCAAGGAGGTCCGCGCTCTGGCTTCCGACTTCCTTCAGGACTTCATCCAGGTCAACATTGGTTCCATGGAGCTTGCTGCCAACCACCGTATCACACAGATTGTCGAGGTTGTCACAGACATGGAGAAGCGAGACCGCATGATCAAGCACCTTGAGAAGGTTATGGAgaacaaggagaacaagatcctcatcttTGTCGGCACAAAGCGAATTGCTGACGAGATCACTCGATTCCTCCGCCAGGATGGATGGCCCGCGCTCT CCATTCACGGTGACAAGCAGCAGAACGAGCGTGATTGGGTGCTTGACCAGTTCAAGACCGGAAAGTCACCCATCATGGTGGCTACTGACGTGGCCTCGCGTGGTATCGGTATGTATCATCATCCCCCCTCCCCCATGGCAACCTCCAGCGACAGCACTTGCTGTACTTTACTCTCGTGTTTAGGGGCTCTCTTGACTGTGCGAATCTGCCTGATAATTATCGTGTCCAATTGGTTCTCAACCAACGGGGTCTTGATCCGTTGTGTAGCCTTCACTTTGCTATACTCACGTGTGTTCACTCTTGTACCGTTCTCACTCCCGTGGTACGAGTGTGGAGTTGGCATATTGTTGCCTTTGATCAAGCTGCTGGCCAAGGTTCTCTTGTTCCCAGGACCCAGTGACCCGCATACTCCAGGATGGCATTTTGACGCACTTTCTATTGCCCCATCTCCGCTAGGAGTGAAGTACAGATGGCTTGCCAATATGCTTAGCCATTCACCTTCATCTTCCGTGCTGGAACGTTGCTATACAAACCCCTGCTTCGCCTGCTAA